The sequence below is a genomic window from Physeter macrocephalus isolate SW-GA chromosome 19, ASM283717v5, whole genome shotgun sequence.
CCCCCCGTGAGGCCCTTCTATGTCCGGCTGTGCGGTCAGCGCCTCCCGAGCGCCGCACCGGGCGCAATCAAAGCCTGCAGCGACAGCGGAGCCGGATGCTTGAGGCCTGTGAGTAGACTCGGTCTGGACCAGAGAGGCCTGGGTGAAGGGGGCCCCCTAGAAACAGACTGGAGAGATGCCGGGAGCAGAATGGCTCCGCACGGGCTCCGAGAGAATATGGAGGTAAAGGCAGGtgagggaggctgagggaggcggtatggtggggggcggggggacagcTCCGGGACTGAGACCCTGCCTGCAGCCCCTGTCAAGGTGTGACGATGGTCTGGAGGCCGCTAGTCACCAAGGAGAAAGTCCAGAAGGTGGAGTCAGGGCTGGAGTCGTGGGAGCTCCTGCCTCGGGAGCGGTGGGGTGACagcacagagcagagcaggggcAGCAAAGAAAGGGGGTGAGGAGGGCCTAGGGGGACCAGGAGGAAGAGGAACCCTGGGCCCAGGAAGCAGAGGGGTCAGACCCAACCCCAGGCCCATGGGGTGGGCAGGACGGGCAGGGCTGGGGATGGAACAAAAAGTGGGGCAAACAGGTCCCCGAAAAGATGAGCTGGGCTTTTGAGGACCTGAGAGTTGGTGGAAGGacctgggcagggagagggcagctgCTGAGGAGGGGAGGTGGCATCCTGCCTCAGTTATGCGGGGGCCCCATCTggaagggtggggctggaggagggggcctgGAATAAGGACCACTGAAAGGCCCAAGGCTGTGGGCATCACCAGGCTGGCAGAAGTTGGGATGGGAGGGAGCTTCGGAGGTTAGGGCCCTTCCCTGAGCCATGCTGGTGCAGGACGGAGGCACAGttggggagggtggcagggaagTTGCACCCATGTGGTCATGAATGCAAACACTTCTCTGGGACAAGTAAAAAGGCCAACCACTTCTGGGCAGCTCTGCCTGGCCATGGCCCTGAATTCAGCAGTGCCCGGGCCCCTCCCATGGAACCCCCGTTGGCTGCCAGCAATGGAGGCCAGCAGAGGTCTGTGTGGCTGCACTGTCCGCCCAGCTCCTGACTTTAGAGGCATCGCCCTAGCTAGACTGGGTTCATGGACAGGCATCTCAAACTCCCTCATCTCCCCGCAGAGCTGCTTCCCACCCCACAACCCCACCTCTGTGGAGGCACCACCTGAATGTCACAAATCTCTACCCACCCCGTGTACCACCTGTGTCTGGTGCCCGCAGGACAGGACCGTCCCCAGCCTCATCTCAGACCCACAGCCCCCCGCCTGTGTCCTGTCGCAGCCACCTTGCACTTGATGGTGAGTTCAGGTGTTGAGGGCAGGGCACATGTCTGTACCAACCACATCTCCATCGGGAGACTGCGTACAGGTGGAGTGGATGATCGTCTGTCTGCCCAGCCTGTGCCAGGTGAATACCAGGCTGAGGAAGCTGGGTGTTCATAGGCACCCATGACTGACCAGCATGCAGACCGTGGGAGCCAGGAGCCTGGGCCGACCGGTTCTGGCCGGGATGACTTCCTGGGGGAGGCCAACTTTGAAGGGTGAGGATTTTGCAGACAGAAAGGGATGAGCCACGAGTGAAGCAAAGGCTTGAATGCAGGGCCTGAAAGCCTGCCAAGCTGGTGAGCTGGCTGCCTGGGCCCAGGGGCAGGAGCTGGTGGGATGCTGGCGGTGGGTGAATGCTAGGCCGCACAGTGGCCGGGCTAGGCTGCTGCCCAGCTCTCAGGATCCCTTCCAGTGCTCATGTCTACCCCACCCCATGCCCTGTGGGGCCTCACAGACCTTTCCCCGCCTCCACTGCAGACCAGAGGTCTCTTGCAGAAGCTGTGCCTTGGTGTCTGGGTGGGGAGATAGCACCGGCAACCTTGGACACATTTTGGGGGCGGAGGCGGACATTTCTGGCTCTCCTTCCCAGGAACCTCTGGGGTCTGCAGggactgcagccctggcctgcAAGGTACTGGCAGAGACAGGAAGTGCTGGGTTCCTACTCCAAACTCACATTCCCACACCTCACCCTTGGGAGCAGGAGGATAACACTAGAGAAGTGGCCATCCTGTCCCACTGGAAGCGACCATCAGGGTCAACCCTGGGCTTGCCACCTGAAGTGCATGATGTCACGTGGGGTTAGGGAGTAGGGCACGTTTCCTCAGGGGTACCTGGGCCCCGAGATAGCAGTCACACACACAGCAACTGCCTCACCCCCACGCCCATCTTTAGGGTATCCCCAAAGGAGTCCAGAGCAGCTGGCTGCCTGCACCCCCCATGCCCTTCCTCCCACCAAGGAGTGCACACCGTCCCTCTGCCCCCCTCTTACACGGCAGGGCGCCAGGGCAGCAGGCTCTAGGCAAGGCACGGGGACAAAGACCCAGCTGTCCCAGGCGGCCGGGAAAGAAGAGAACAGAGCACTGGGGGTTTATCCCGATCCATCCCCGGGCCTAGGGGTCTGCAGGGGATGTGGTATGAGGACCCCAAAGGAGGGGGGTGTTCAGGTGGAGGCTGGGTTGTGCAGAAGTGAGGTTGGTGCTGGAAGCCCTGCCTGTCCACAGGTCCCACCTGCTGCAGGAGCATGGCCCTGGAGACTCACCTGGAGGAAATgcagagccccctccccaccacatgCTCAGATGCAGGAGGTGGGCAGGCCCAGGCATCTCTCTCTCGTCCCCAGGTGCTAGGCTTTACTTGGAGCTGAGATGGCCACCTGGGACTGGACTAAACTTCAGAGAAGAGGTCCTCACCAGAGAAAATGCTCAAGTGGGCGGGCAACTACCTATCACCAGACTGCGGTGGGCGTCCTGGTGACACCCTTCTAGCCTGGGGGTGGGCTCTCGGCCTCCCACCGCCCCCAACAGCTCTGCCCCCCAGAAACCAAGCTTCCAGGGCTGCAGCCTTGGACAGGCTGTGAAAGGAAGTGAGGCCATGGCCAAAGGAAAGCAATGCACACCTCTTGTAagatgatttatttcatttatcaacAACATGGGGTCCGAAAAGCCCAGCTACAGGGCATCATTTTATCACAGAATCAGCCTCAGGCAACCTGATGGATCTCTCTCCCCCTCCGGCCCCGGGAGCTGCTGGGCAGGCGATGGGCTCAGCCCGCCCCCTCCCTGCCAACGAGAGGTACAAGATGTGCCCTGGCCCCCTCACCAGGGGCCAGTCCCCAGGTCCCTTGGGAGAAGGGCACCCTCTCGGCCCAGTAGGGACCAGAACcagggagcagggagaccaggaCAGCTGGTGGCGGCACAGCCCGTCCCTGCTGAGGAGGAGAGAGCCCGGTGAACTTCAGGGGAGCGAGCCCTTCCCGAAGGTTTCCCACTGTGGGGTGATCCACAGCCACAGGTCTGCAGGGCCCCAAAAATACCTGCCAATGGGAGGTGACGGGAGGGAAGGCCGCTGCCAGCCTGGGGTCAAGTGCTCCAGGGCAAAGTGCTGTTGGGGGAGCTGGGAGCtaccacccccccacacccccacctgGCCTGGGACCCTAGTCCTCACTGGAGTTGTCGAACTCCTCCCAGTCAGACACACTCATCACCTCAGAGGCGAAGTCCGGGTCGGCCTGGCTGCGGTCAGGCGTCCCGCGGGGCGGCTCAAGGAGCAAGGACCGCGGAAGGGTGAGCACGCAGGCCGCCAGGCCCGAAATGGAGTTGTCCAGCTGCGGGCCCTCCTCCCAGCAGTCCTTCTCCACGTCATAGATGTGCACATAGCCAGTGCGGCTGCCCCGGTTGTGCGAGCGGCCACCCAGCACGTAGATCCTGTTGTCTAGCACAGCGATGCCGGGCTCACCGTGCCCCGCTGGGAGTGGGCAGACAGATGACCACTGCCCAGACTTGCAGCTGTAGCAGGCCACCTGCAAGGCAAGGCCCCAGGCTCACACAAGGCTGAGGGACGCAGTGGGGCTGTGGGCAAACGCACCCCCCAGAGGAAGGGCTCGGGCCAGGCTGATGCTCTGTCCCCTATCCTGGCCCCTCAGCCCCACAGGCTGTGGCCCCAGGCGTGTGGGTGTCTCCCAGTTGGCCTGGGGGTGCCAGCTCACTCCCCTCCACCACTGAAGCTGAAGACTCAGACCCCATGTGCACCCAGCAATGGGGGAGGTGCagataaaataaggaaacaggtGCTTGCTAACTCATGATGACCATCAACATTCTCTTGGGggatccctggcagtccagtggttaggactcggtgctttcactgctggggcctgggtttgatgcctggtcagggaactaagatcccacaagccatgcagtgcagccaaaaaaaaaaaaaaaaaaaaaaaaaaaacaaaaaacacctcttCTCTTCAAAATTACtccaaacagtaaataaatacatgggaAAATGTTCAGCCTACCAGTAAtccaagaaatgcaaaataaaacatcagGGACAAATTGCCAGCTGTTAACCAGCAGCCACTGGGGAAGAAAAGGCACAAGCCCGGGGCTGGTGGAGGCGTGGTGAAGCTGTCCTGCTGTGCACCTGTCTGACCAGCCAGCACAGCAACATGCAAAATTGTCAAGAGCCACTCAGACGCTACCCTCTGACTCGATGATCCCCTCCGGTTCTCCAGCTGTGAGAGGAGGAATGGCCTTCAAAGGAGCCTGTGCCCAGATCTTTGGGACTTGTATTACTTTACATGGCAAGAAGGACCCTACAGACTCATTAGGGTGGGGACATGgagatgggagattatcctggattttcGGGGTGACCCACCTAGTCACACAAGCCCTTGGAAACAGAAGGGAAGGTCTGAGGGGAAGCTGCCACTGCTGGCTTAGAAGAGGAAGGAGCCTGACCTGGGGAACGTGGAGTCTTTTAGAAGCCGAGAAGGGCTTCAGCCCACAGCAGCCAAGGAATTGGGACCTGAGTCCTACAACTACAGGGAACTGAACTCCACCAACACCCTAGGTGAGCAGGATGTGGATCCTCCCCAGGCCCCACAAAGGAAAGACCCCTGGATTGTCGTCTGGTGAGAGCCACAGACGTGTTAACACACTTCTGTTGATTTAAGTGGCTCAATTTTTGGTGATTTGTCCCGGctgcaatagaaaatgaaaacgCTAGAGCCCAATGGTTCTCAACACTGGAGGATCCCACCCAGGAACTTCCAACTCGGTGTCTGGGAGGGGccagagaatctgcatttcttatGAGTTCTCGTGTGATGTGGGTGCTGCTGGCCTGGGGACCACACTTAGAGAACCACTGCTCTCACCTCAGGAAATACCCCAAAATACCCAAAAGctctataaaacaaatattacttGAAATGTTACCTGGAATAGCCACAACTTGACCAACCCAAACGTCACCAGTTTGACGGAATTCTGCACAGCCACTGGGtgtggtgggagtggggtggtCATCAAACTAGAAGACACGCCCACAACAAACTTGAGCCAGAAGCCAAATGGGATGATGCTCTTTGAGTACAATTAAGTGGAAACCACGCACAGGTAGGAGGGCTGAAGCTAGTGGCACAGGGCCAGGTTATGGGAGTTTTTCTTCACCCTTCTCCATTTTTTCAAAGCTCTGCAATGTGGTTACATTAACTTTATGtaattaaagtttttaataataataaagacaagtGAAACTCTTCCGTGTGATAAtctaatggtggatacatgccatctgtctaaacccacagaatgtgCATCACCAGGAGTGACCCCAGGCCAGTGTAGGGTCATCGGTTATAACAATGACACCCTCTGATGGATGCTGAGCCTTGGGAGGCCGTGGTGTGTGGGGGCCAAGGGCACACGGGAAATATTCCTGCTCAACTTGGCTgtgagcctaaaactgctctaaaaaatagtctgttACAAAGGAAAACCCCACACACGGCAATTTTTATCGGTGACAAGCGGAAGGTGGGCACCCCGCCGCTCACCTGGTGCACGTCCCTCCTGTAGCCCGCGTCGTTGTTGCTGCCCCCAACCACGTACAGCTTGTCCAGGAGGGTGGCCATGCCATGCCAGGCCCGCCGCACCGGCCCGTCAGCCAGCATGTGCCAGGTGTCGCTGCCCGGGTCGTAGCAGTGGGTCTCCTTCAGGTAGTCCTCCCCCCGGCGGCCGCACGTGATGTACATCTTCCCATCCAGTGAGGCACCCGCGTGGGCGTACACCTGTGGGCCGGGAGAACCgggggtgtgcgtgtgcgtgcgcgtgtgcgtgtgcagcCCTGCCGACTTCCTCCTCACGGTCTGACTGGATCTTCGTTGGGCACACCGTCCTTGTCCCCCACCCGACCTCTTCCCAGTGGAAGATGATTCAGGGCCCTGAGGTGACGCTGGGCTTCTGCAAGAGGAAGAACAGAATCTCTGTCTTTCCCCTGCCCCTAAAGGTGACAGCTGCACGGGGACCCAAAGGAAATCGAAGCCTTGTCTTCAGTGAGGCCCTTGGTCGCCTccacctttcccccacccccgacTCCACTTTCAACATCTACTTGTTTGGGGCTTCcgtgggggcgcagtggttaagaatccgcctgccaatgcaggggacactggttcaagccctggtccgggaagatcccacatgccgcagagcaactaagcctgtacaccacaactactaagcctgcgctctagagcccgcgagccacaactactgagcccacacgccacaacaactgaagcctgcgcgcctagagcctgcgctccgttaacaagagaagccaccgcaatgagaagcccacgcactgcaacgaagactagccccagctcgcctcaactagagaaagactggacacaggaacgaagacccaacacagccaaaaataaataaataaaaataaattttaaaaaaaacctgcttGTTTGAAATTAACAGATAATATGACCTGATGAGCACAAAAGTGAGatgcaaaatcaaacaaacagcaGTCTTTAGTTAACGGGAGAAAACTCACCCCCTACTTTGGATTTTGGTCCTCAACCTCACCCCTGCGTTCCACTGCACCCGGGAGGCACACCCTCTCTGCCCAGCCGGCCCCACTGCCTCCAGGCCCCCCCTCACAGCCCACAAGGGCCTCCTGCTGTGGCCCGTGTGCTCTAACGGCAGAGATATCCTGCAGGGCCGGGAAGCCCCAGGGCCTGTGTTACAGGGCTGGTCACTGACACCCAGGCTGTGGGTAGCACAGCAAGGGGCTGGAGAGGTGGATGGGGCAAAGGGCAGGGGACAGAGCAGTGGGCAGGAAACACACCATGGGGCTAGGTCTTCTCCCACCAATGGTGGGCATCTGGGGAGGTGTTTTTAACTAAAGTTTCCATTTTGAGGTAAGTGTAGATCCACATGTAACTGTAAGAAATACAACCACCCCGCATCCTTCACCCTGACTCCCCGGGGGACGAGCTTGTGGGCCTCAGCACAACATCACAGCCTGGGTGCTGACGTCGGCTCCATCAAGACACAGGAcgtttctgtctccctctttacAGTCACATcgactccccaccccccagtccctggcaaccaccacctGTTCCCCACATTGTTGTTTCCAAAGTGTGGCCTGAATCAGATCATGTGGTATGTCACCTCTGTGACAGGCTGCCCACGTCGATGTGCAGACCCAGAGTTCCTCTCCAAGTGATGCTCTGCACCGTGTACCTGCATGTTTGGAGAGCCTCTCGCCCGTGGAAGGACATCTGACTGGTCTCCAGTTTCTGGCTGTTACCAATAAATCTGTTCTAAGTATCTATGTTCAGAgaagtttttgtttctctggggtAAATGTCCAGGATGGCgactgctgggtcacatggcagTTGGAAGTTAACTGCACCTAGTACTGTCACATTTGCCATTTCAGCCACTCGACAGGCAGTCTCCCCGCTGTGGCGTCCAGTCTGCATCCCCTAACTGCATGTCTACAACCTCCCCATTGAAGCGTCTCCTCCCGTCTTCTGCCTTCTTTCCAGCGGGTCCCTGTGTGTTTCCCAACAAGTTTTGAGGGTTCTTTACACATATTAGATCCTAGTCCTCTGCCAGGTTCTggttgcaaacattttctctcacgCTGCAGCTTCCTCTCATCCTCCTAACAGGgacttttgcagagcaaaggtctgcaattttgatgaagtccaatttatcattttttctctttatgggtCATGCTCTGGGGGTCAAGTCTAAGTACTCACTGCCTAGCCCCAGaccccaaatattttcttctactttctctaAATGCTGTggagttttgtattttacataagTCCGTGCACCATTCTGAGtcaatttttgtgtaaggtgagACTTGGGTCCATGTCCATTTTCTTGCCTATAGATGTCCAGTTGCTCCAGTACCACTTGTGGAAAGGTAATCCTTCCTCCATTCAACtgcttttgcatctttgtcaaaactCAGCTGGGCATGTTTCTGTGGGCCTATTTCTGAATTCTCATTCTGTGCCACTGATCTCCGGGTCTATCCCTCTGCCAACACCACAGTCATAATTACTGTATCGAGTATATATGTAGTAAGTCTTAAAACCAGGTAGATGGAGtcttcccactttattcttcttgaaAGTTACTTGAAGTATTATAgatcctttgcctttccatataaattccAGAATCtcatctatatctacaaaaaCTCTTGCTGGGATTTTCATAGGAACTGTGCTGTATACCAtatatcaatttgggaagaactgacatctttgaGTCTTGGAATTCATAAACATGAtatgtttctccatttacttacatcttcttttatttctttcatcagcacctATACTTTTCAGCATATAAATCCTAAAaatgttttgttggatttatACCTAAGCATTTCATTTCTGAGCAATTGTAAATGgtgttgtatttttcagtgtcAACATGTTCATtactagtatataaaaatatagttggtttttatacatttatatcatatcctgcaatcttgctaaactcacttattaatgCAAGAATTTGGGGGGGTACATTTAGATTTTTTGACAATTTTGTCATCTGTAgagtcagttttatttcttccttttcaacctgcgtgcctttattttcttttcttgccttatttcactggctacaccctccagaactgtgataagACTGGTGAGATAAGACATCTCTGCCCCGTTCCTTACCTTAGGAGAAAGCATTCCATTCAGTCCTCACCAGTAAGTATAACGTAGTGGTGGGAGTTTTGTAGATGCTCTTCATCATGTTGAGGTAattcttctgttatttttttctattgttactTTGTGAGAGTTTGATCATGAATAGATGCAAAATATTATAAGAtcctatttctgctctgatatgaTCATGTAGcttttaatatggtgaattacactgaCTGAATTTCAAATATGGAACCAGCCTTTGGTCATGAATTTCTTTTGTGGGGAGAGGAgcttctatttgctaatatttagttaagaacattcatatatatgtgtatctatgaCAGACTTGTTCT
It includes:
- the LOC114484363 gene encoding uncharacterized protein produces the protein MPLTSQWPLTDRPGPPTPAPTPGSWPALFDLRARHPPEKRTLRAPGEARPGAGSGWGPGATHERPLASGVSELPGQGCKPASAPPVRPFYVRLCGQRLPSAAPGAIKACSDSGAGCLRPSCFPPHNPTSVEAPPECHKSLPTPCTTCVWCPQDRTVPSLISDPQPPACVLSQPPCT